A genomic stretch from Fusarium musae strain F31 chromosome 9, whole genome shotgun sequence includes:
- the RPS16 gene encoding 40S ribosomal protein S16 (EggNog:ENOG41): MSTQSVQCFGKKKTATAVAHCKAGRGLIKVNGRPLSLVQPEILRFKVYEPLLVVGLDKFANVDIRCRVSGGGHTSQIYAIRQAIAKSLIAYYQKFVDEHSKNLLKQALVQFDRTLLVADNRRCEPKKFGGKGARSRFQKSYR; this comes from the exons ATGTCTACTCAGTCAGTGCAGTGTTTTGGTAAAAAGAAGACCGCCACCGCCGTTGCTCACTGCAAG GCTGGCCGCGgtctcatcaaggtcaacggACGACCTCTCTCCCTCGTCCAGCCCGAGATCTTGCGCTTCAAG GTCTACGAGCCTCTTCTCgttgttggccttgacaaGTTCGCCAACGTTGACATCCGATGTAGGGTCTCAGGAGGTGGACATACTTCTCAA ATCTATGCCATCCGACAGGCCATTGCCAAGTCTCTGATCGCCTACTACCAGAAGTTTGTCGATGAGCACTCCAAGAACCTCCTCAAGCAGGCTCTCGTCCAGTTCGACCGAACCCTCCTCGTTGCTGACAACCGCCGATGCGAGCCCAAGAAGTTCGGTGGTAAGGGTGCCCGCTCTCGCTTCCAGAAGTCTTACCGTTAA
- the CRP63 gene encoding 60S ribosomal protein L32 (EggNog:ENOG41), which produces MVAAKHVKIVKKRTKRFERHQSDRFKCVDPSWRKPKGIDSRVRRRFRGTIAMPSIGYGSNKKTRYMTPSGHKAFLVSNVNDVELLLMHNRTHAAEIAHNVSSRKRVDIIARAKQLGVKVTNPKAKVTTEV; this is translated from the exons ATGGTTGCCGCTAAGCACGTCAAGATCGTCAAGAAGC GCACGAAGCGCTTCGAGCGTCACCAGAGTGATCGCTTCAAGTGTGTCGACCCCAGCTGGCGCAAGCCCAAGGGTATCGACAGCCGTGTCCGACGACGATTCCGCGGCACCATTGCCATGCCCTCT ATCGGCTATGGCTCCAACAAGAAGACCCGCTACATGACCCCCTCCGGCCACAAGGCTTTCCTCGTCAGCAACGTCAACGAtgtcgagcttctccttaTGCACAACCGAACCCACGCTGCCGA GATTGCCCACAACGTCTCGTCGAGGAAGCGAGTTGACATCATTGCCCGCGCCAAGCAACTGGGTGTCAAGGTCACCAACCCCAAGGCGAAGGTTACCACCGAGGTTTAA
- a CDS encoding hypothetical protein (EggNog:ENOG41) yields MTRIYDADSKCSSCHEPGQFGWLYQCTQDHEKIIEEKLPCMEYLDFNFRKNMVVRKGSAEARRDKLSFLRELTPDQMASYRPDQIATILKQREELKDVIAKEERQKSTSALFSNLLPPLGFESSFSDKGQRTLDEDTLCQYKICQRCRPVCVDRAFLSLNAVADGEITPTAAAGFGFESLGGRPVIDKDVVRHIDEHRPRIVDRCIQPQIGNRRMMELLDEQIARMLASHNQNQPFRNGLRSKISGPRGGRQLPTVKNVAAKRQRMREEGKVLANAAQGDAEAITSTPDFLGNPWPWLATFHEPDEHEDHQINNSQHPRQRGRATRIPRTSNILPLDGYSWSLFGGGENTVSTTPSSLSDTSNIKSLGAENEGNGEGPSPMSLGTDHGVAMTEESIEARVPDVMTQV; encoded by the exons ATGACCCGAATTTACGATGCAGACTCTAAATGTTCCTCTTGTCATGAGCCCGGTCAGTTTGGGTGGCTCTACCAGTGTACACAGGATCACGAGAAGATAATCGAGGAGAAACTG CCATGCATGGAGTACTTGGATTTCAACTTTCGCAAGAACATGGTTGTTCGAAAAGGAAGCGCAGAAGCTCGACGCGACAAGCTTAGCTTTCTTCGAGAACTCACTCCCGACCAGATGGCATCCTACCGACCAGATCAAATTGCAACTATCCTAAAACAGCGAGAGGAA TTGAAGGACGTTATTGCAAAGGAGGAGCGGCAAAAAAGCACTTCGGCTCTGTTCAGCAACCTTCTCCCACCCCTAGGGTTCGAGTCTTCGTTCAGTGACAAGGGACAACGGACCCTAGATGAAGATACGCTTTGCCAATACAAGATCTGCCAAAGATGCCGCCCTGTGTGCGTTGATCGGGCATTTTTGAGCCTCAATGCAGTCGCCGATGGCGAGATTACTCCAACAGCTGCTGCCGGTTTTGGGTTTGAGTCTCTAGGCGGAAGGCCAGTCATTGACAAAGATGTTGTTAGACATATTGATGAGCACCGCCCGAGA ATTGTTGACCGATGCATCCAGCCTCAGATCGGCAATCGTCGAATGATGGAACTGCTTGACGAGCAGATCGCCCGTATGCTCGCAAGTCACAATCAAAATCAACCTTTTCGGAACGGGCTTAGGAGTAAAATATCTGGGCCCAGAGGAGGACGGCAGTTGCCCACTGTTAAGAACGTTGCTGCAAAAAGGCAACGTATGCGCGAAGAGGGGAAGGTCTTGGCCAATGCCGCTCAGGGTGATGCTGAGGCTATCACCTCGACGCCTGACTTTCTGGGAAACCCTTGGCCATGGCTGGCTACTTTCCATGAGCCTGACGAGCATGAAGATCATCAAATCAACAACAGTCAGCACCCACGACAGAGAGGGCGTGCCACACGGATTCCTCG CACGTCTAATATCCTTCCTCTGGACGGATATTCATGGAGCCTTTTTGGCGGTGGTGAAAATACAGTCTCAACCACCCCCTCGTCCCTCAGTGATACTTCCAATATCAAGTCCTTGGGGGCCGAGAATGAAGGCAATGGCGAAGGACCATCGCCTATGTCACTCGGAACTGACCATGGTGTTGCGATGACAGAGGAGAGCATTGAGGCTAGAGTTCCCGATGTGATGACTCAGGTGTAA
- a CDS encoding hypothetical protein (EggNog:ENOG41~BUSCO:EOG09262CBI): protein MACDREENQEKLQKEYAGNKNIEICRNGHYVSRASDYIIYSVEAAVIDRVIAQYGPSTKLGAIVGGQTSCKSPEIAAFEAHLPDDVDIISCHSLHGPNVDPTNQPLVLIQHRAPDSALRKVEIVLSCLRSKFVHLSAREHDRITADTQAVTHAAFLSMGKAWHANKQFPWELSRYVGGIENVKVNLMLRIYSQKWHVYAGLAILNPEASEQISQYARSVTDLYKLMLEGNREGFRERVYRARDKVFGPSTTWDTRPLLEPSILSSFSLGTPTDEPRPNNHLSILAMVDCWAALNIVPYDHMLCSTPLFRLRLGVTEYLFRNEDVLEAAIETAIEDKTYRSDDLEFTFAARAWAECVNLGHFETWEKRFVSTQQFFEPRFEEAKVVGNQMMKKILENSKDS, encoded by the exons ATGGCCTGCGACAGAGAAGAGAATCAGGAAAAGCTTCAGAAAGAATATGCTGGAAAT AAAAATATAGAGATTTGTCGAAATGGCCATTATGTTTCCCGCGCAAGCGACTACATCATCTACAGCGTCGAGGCCGCCGTCATTGACCGTGTAATTGCTCAGTATGGACCAT CTACCAAGCTTGGTGCCATTGTTGGAGGTCAAACCTCTTGCAAGTCCCCCGAGATCGCTGCCTTTGAGGCTCACCTCCCCGACGACGTCGATATTATCTCGTGCCACTCACTCCATGGCCCCAATGTTGACCCGACTAACCAACCTCTTGTGCTCATTCAACACCGTGCCCCAGATTCAGCTCTTCGAAAGGTTGAGATTGTCCTCAGCTGTCTACGCTCAAAGTTTGTCCATCTCTCGGCCCGCGAGCACGACCGCATCACCGCCGATACTCAAGCAGTCACCCATGCAGCCTTCTTATCTATGGGTAAGGCGTGGCACGCTAACAAGCAATTTCCTTGGGAGCTGAGTCGATATGTTGGCGGTATTGAGAATGTCAAGGTCAATTTGATGCTGCGCATCTACAGTCAAAAGTGGCATGTGTACGCCGGCCTTGCTATTCTTAACCCTGAAGCGAGTGAACAGATCTCACAGTACGCACGAAGCGTCACCGATTTGTACAAACTCATGCTCGAAGGAAACCGTGAGGGCTTCAGAGAACGAGTCTACCGTGCACGCGACAAGGTATTTGGTCCATCCACGACCTGGGACACACGCCCCTTGCTCGAGCCGTCAATCCTGTCGTCCTTCTCGCTCGGCACGCCTACTGATGAGCCTCGACCCAACAACCATCTCTCGATCCTTGCAATGGTCGACTGCTGGGCGGCGCTCAATATTGTGCCGTACGATCATATGCTCTGCAGCACTCCTCTCTTCCGCTTGCGTCTTGGTGTCACTGAATACCTCTTCCGCAACGAAGATGTCCTCGAGGCAGCCATTGAGACTGCAATCGAGGATAAGACGTACCGTAGCGATGATCTGGAGTTTACTTTTGCAGCACGGGCCTGGGCTGAGTGTGTGAACCTGGGACATTTCGAGACATGGGAGAAGCGGTTCGTGAGTACTCAACAGTTCTTTGAACCACGGtttgaggaggccaaggtgGTGGGTAATcaaatgatgaagaagatattGGAGAATTCCAAGGATAGTTAG
- a CDS encoding hypothetical protein (EggNog:ENOG41), producing MASQSQPVPEGMENFVVGLIGMGDMGKMYAERLSAAGWSAFGSSIVQGRLVSVMAIRIGPVLSMM from the exons ATGGCTTCACAATCGCAGCCCGTCCCTGAGGGGATGGAGAACTTCGTCGTCGGACTGATTGGTATGGGCGACATGGGCAAGATGTATGCCGAAAGGCTGTCTGCCGCTGGCTGGAG CGCATTTGGCTCGAGCATTGTTCAGGGACGCCTGGTGTCCGTTATGGCCATCAGAATCGGACCTGTGCTCTCAATGATGTAA
- a CDS encoding hypothetical protein (EggNog:ENOG41), with translation MEVVFALGSNGSGQLGIGHKEDVSVPKQVLFHPDPPTSSITKVAAGGNHTLLLTKTGQLYWSGDPTPGACGLNTGPDVAVFREIQLTKNGEPPVGDIALITATWEASILVAKDADGKKTRVFSLGAGMKGELGLGELIVRTPSATQIREFPPPGTEVVDLAACMGHVVAVLDNGDAYGWGNARKSQAGEPGQVLQAPRKIEGIDFKVTRAVCGREFTCLFGDPQSGNIKVLGSDKWNIQSGVPETCAGWMDVGASWGNIYVLGKDGSLQAWGRDDHGQLPPPNLPELSNIAIGSEHVVALSTAGDVLSWGWGEHGNCGPQVENNDVKGRWNVIASSKFIPPGSKIGEVGAGCATSWVFITAE, from the coding sequence atggAGGTCGTATTTGCGTTAGGCTCAAATGGCTCTGGTCAGTTGGGTATTGGCCACAAAGAAGACGTTTCAGTGCCGAAGCAGGTCCTCTTCCACCCTGACCCTCCAACCTCCTCCATTACAAAAGTTGCAGCGGGCGGGAACCATACGTTGCTTCTTACGAAAACTGGCCAACTTTACTGGAGCGGTGATCCCACGCCAGGTGCATGTGGATTGAACACTGGTCCAGATGTAGCTGTGTTTCGAGAAATTCAGCTTACCAAGAATGGAGAACCTCCAGTTGGCGATATTGCCTTGATCACAGCAACTTGGGAGGCTTCTATCCTTGTGGCTAAAGATGCAGATGGGAAGAAGACTCGAGTTTTCAGTCTCGGGGCGGGTATGAAAGGCGAACTAGGTCTGGGAGAACTCATCGTTCGCACACCATCAGCAACCCAAATTCGAGAATTCCCACCTCCGGGAACAGAAGTTGTCGACCTGGCTGCTTGCATGGGACATGTCGTTGCAGTTCTCGACAATGGCGATGCTTACGGCTGGGGTAATGCGAGAAAGTCCCAAGCTGGGGAGCCAGGCCAAGTCCTTCAAGCTCCCAGAAAAATCGAGGGCATCGACTTCAAGGTCACGAGAGCTGTCTGTGGCAGAGAATTCACATGTCTATTCGGCGACCCACAAAGTGGAAACATCAAGGTTCTAGGTTCAGATAAATGGAATATTCAATCAGGTGTACCCGAGACATGTGCTGGGTGGATGGACGTAGGCGCAAGTTGGGGAAATATATATGTCCTGGGGAAGGATGGTTCTCTACAAGCTTGGGGACGAGATGATCACGGACAACTACCTCCACCGAATCTCCCCGAGCTGAGCAACATTGCAATCGGCAGCGAACATGTTGTTGCTCTCTCTACCGCAGGCGATGTTCTATCATGGGGATGGGGCGAACATGGCAACTGTGGACCTCAGGTTGAGAATAACGATGTCAAAGGCCGATGGAATGTCATTGCTTCATCTAAATTCATCCCCCCGGGCTCCAAGATAGGGGAAGTCGGGGCAGGGTGTGCCACCAGTTGGGTATTCATTACAGCTGAGTGA
- a CDS encoding hypothetical protein (EggNog:ENOG41) — MALLNFTLSEEGVSAFRDALICLNKFSDDVSLEARKDSFILTTLNTSKSAYASVRFATTKFFSRYQYQGSRQFRDRFYCTLYIRALISLFRSRTAPDSQRDAEKQTLIDRCDVAIEDGEGVQSRFIARLIFRNGLTSTHRLPFEASVPIHAKFSKQDAPHHWTISSRTLRQLMDHFGPGIEFLDINTDGDHVNFTCFSEKTVSEDAVLKKPLQTSIAVEADEFDEIDVEDKLHIVISVKDFRAIIQHAGITGNDVSARYSIPTQPIQLSYTGDAMSCEFLVMTVGERGTNTGQRTKKGRKNATQNTGPRLEATSRRPSMAPSESQPAPAPAPPPPSLPQHNPTPQMSAARASASRVGAFELRPSQRPAPPATNRSESLFVEDEGWEPINYEDEELAEDNAKLGWDHSIDPNAPDMDTSRFLENLAPVEPQPEISHPPPTDAESTYIEPTQKLTEVESLALFPD; from the exons ATGGCCCTACTCAATTTCACTCTCAGTGAGGAAGGTGTTTCTGCCTTTCGCGATGCCCTCATTTGTCTGAACAAGTTCAGTGACGACGTTTCACTCGAGGCCCGCAAGGATTCA TTCATTCTCACTACCCTCAATACCTCAAAATCTGCTTATGCAAGTGTCAGATTTGCGACGACCAAGTTCTTCTCCCGTTACCAGTACCAAGGAAGTCGCCAGTTCCGTGACCGTTTCTACTGTACGCTCTACATCCGA GCTCTAATCTCCCTATTTCGAAGCCGTACGGCGCCTGACTCACAAAGAGATGCAGAGAAGCAAACACTCATCGACAGATGTGATGTTGCAattgaagatggagagggAGTTCAAAGTCGATTCATCGCACGCCTTATCTTCCGAAATGGACTGACATCTACGCACCGTCTCCCATTCGAGGCCTCCGTCCCAATCCACGCCAAGTTCAGCAAACAAGATGCCCCCCACCACTGGACAATCTCTTCACGCACATTGCGGCAGCTCATGGATCACTTTGGCCCTGGTATCGAGTTCCTCGATATCAACACTGATGGAGATCATGTCAATTTTACTTGTTTCAGTGAGAAGACTGTGAGCGAGGATG CGGTCTTGAAGAAGCCACTCCAAACCTCAATCGCTGTCGAAGCGGATGAATTCGACGAGATTGATGTGGAAGACAAACTTCACATTGTGATATCCGTCAAAGATTTCCGCGCTATCATTCAACATGCTGGTATCACAGGCAACGATGTGTCAGCCCGATACTCAATTCCTACACAACCCATCCAGCTTTCCTATACTGGCGATGCCATGTCATGCGAGTTTCTCGTCATGACTGTTGGCGAGCGCGGGACCAACACTGGCCAGAGGACTAAGAAAGGACGCAAGAATGCAACTCAGAATACTGGTCCGCGTCTCGAAGCCACATCACGGCGGCCGAGCATGGCTCCTTCAGAGTCACAACCAGCGCCAGCGCCCGCGCCTCCCCCCCCATCCTTGCCTCAGCATAATCCAACACCACAGATGAGCGCTGCTAGAGCCAGCGCCTCGCGCGTAGGGGCGTTTGAACTTCGACCCTCGCAGAGACCGGCACCACCTGCGACCAACAGATCTGAGAGTCTATTCGTTGAGGACGAAGGTTGGGAACCTATCAActacgaggatgaagagcttgCGGAAGACAATGCTAAGCTGGGATGGGATCATAGCATTGATCCT AACGCTCCTGATATGGACACGAGCCGTTTCTTGGAGAATCTTGCTCCCGTTGAACCCCAGCCCGAAATTTCCcatccaccaccaacagATGCTGAATCAACATACATTGAACCAACACAAAAGTTGACAGAGGTCGAAAGTCTGGCCCTGTTCCCCGACTAA
- a CDS encoding hypothetical protein (EggNog:ENOG41~CAZy:GH18) encodes MSNQYINAVYYPSWRCYKERPPSCLDTASITHIFYAFVGVNEDGTLRSIDDWADNNKVVDGEKGCLAALRKLKGQHPHIKTLVSIGGGSSSKEFPALAASKPARQTFARQIKEFCDTHHFDGVDIDWEHPQTPEAGKNYVLYLQAIRQIMPAPKYLLTSALPTGEYCLKHLNLPVVAQLLDFLNLMGYDFTGGWTDVCGHHAQLLPPSNNLNEVYPTLRKSCQRGVDYLTSQGFPSRKIILGIPVYARYFGQARGPGHPFKGSGEIDYCDLPDDWVAGAKVDESVAAASFVDTKGDKGFVSLDVPSTVCVKARYAKAMGLGGLFYWTGAGDRAGHQSLVAAGWNTLHYE; translated from the exons ATGTCGAACCAATACATCAACGCCGTGTACTATCCCTCGTGGCGCTGCTACAAAGAGCGCCCTCCTTCATGCCTGGACACTGCTTCAATCACTCACATATTCTACGCCTTTGTTGG TGTTAACGAGGATGGCACACTTCGA TCCATCGATGATTGGGCCGACAACAATAAAGTAGTTGATGGCGAAAAAGGCTGTCTCGCGGCACTTCGCAAGCTGAAAGGCCAGCACCCTCATATAAAGACACTCGTCTCGATCGGTGGTGGTTCTAGCAGTAAGGAATTTCCTGCACTTGCAGCAAGCAAACCAGCGAGACAAACTTTTGCTCGCCAGATCAAGGAATTTTGTGATACCCATCACTTCGACGGAGTTGACA TCGACTGGGAGCACCCTCAGACTCCAGAAGCTGGGAAGAACTATGTTCTTTACCTCCAGGCCATCCGACAGATCATGCCGGCTCCCAAGTACCTGCTGACAAGCGCTCTCCCCACTGGCGAGTACTGCCTCAAGCATCTCAACCTACCGGTTGTAGCCCAATTGCTCGACTTCCTCAACCTCATGGGCTATGATTTCACAGGCGGATGGACCGACGTCTGTGGCCATCACGCACAGCTTCTGCCTCCAAGCAACAACCTTAATGAGGTGTATCCCACCCTTCGCAAGTCATGCCAGCGTGGCGTAGACTACTTGACCTCGCAGGGTTTTCCCAGCCGTAAGATCATCCTCGGCATTCCCGTATATGCCAGATATTTTGGACAGGCTCGTGGACCAGGACATCCTTTCAAGGGCTCGGGCGAGATTGACTACTGCGATTTACCCGATGATTGGGTAGCAGGCGCAAAAGTCGATGAATCCGTTGCAGCGGCATCCTTTGTCGATACTAAAGGAGACAAAGGCTTTGTCTCTTTGGATGTTCCTAGCACGGTTTGCGTTAAGGCGAGGTATGCCAAAGCAATGGGCCTGGGCGGTCTGTTTTACTGGACGGGTGCTGGTGATCGAGCAGGCCATCAGAGTTTGGTAGCTGCGGGATGGAACACCCTTCATTACGAGTAG
- a CDS encoding hypothetical protein (EggNog:ENOG41): MAQVVPPKPMAGLTTLAENKILPLTPPGDTSPWQRLDNSFTFYPDSPPLSSPSSDTDDLDQSLGQSVLVSQNDEPVIAVIGVGYVGTHLVSSFSSKYQVIGFDVSAKRIENLGVEYQGQENVHFSRESQDLRRATHFLISVPTLLRPDKTIDSSYLRDALKTVGEVARSGSTVVIESSVAVGMTRQLLGPLAANRQFFAGMSPERVDPGRIEPPVQSIPKIISGLDDITPGSLDAINRVYSTIFETVVPVSKPEVAEMVKLYENCQRMVCIAYANEMADACIPHGINPHEVCEAASTKPFGYMPYSPGVGVGGHCIPVNPFYLLSNSHFPLLECATLAMHSRPSRLAERMLKRLRQRITGRTPRVLVVGVGFKAGQSQIDNSPGADLVKSLAVSREVDVCWADSLVRQSALPQVRRLLDEDWREDVLRKFDVIVVASRQTNMSFDILDSLDGVEIERWCQ, encoded by the exons ATGGCCCAAGTGGTGCCACCAAAGCCCATGGCTGGTCTCACTACCTTGGCAGAGAATAAGATACTTCCATTGACACCTCCCGGAGATacttctccttggcagcgTCTCGATAATAGCTTTACGTTTTATCCTGACAGCCCTCCCCTGAGCTCTCCATCATCAGATACAGATGATCTTGATCAGTCGCTCGGTCAGTCCGTTTTGGTCAGTCAGAACGATGAGCCAGTTATTGCAGTCATCGGTGTTGGCTATGTCGGCACACATCTGGTCAGCTCATTCTCCTCAAAATACCAAGTCATTGGGTTTGATGTTTCTGCAAAGAGAATCGAgaaccttggtgttgagtatcaggggcaagaaaacgtGCATTTCTCTCGGGAGTCACAAGACTTGCGAAGAGCTACGCACTTCTTGATTTCAGTACCAACGCTTCTCAGGCCTGACAAAACCATCGACTCATCCTATCTTCGCGATGCGTTGAAGACTGTGGGTGAAGTGGCTCGTTCTGGGTCTACGGTCGTGATTGAAAGCTCTGTGGCGGTCGGTATGACCCGTCAACTACTTGGTCCATTGGCTGCCAACCGTCAATTCTTCGCCGGCATGTCTCCTGAG CGAGTTGATCCTGGTCGCATCGAACCTCCTGTCCAATCCATCCCAAAGATCATCTCGGGCTTGGACGATATCACCCCAGGCTCCCTCGACGCTATAAACAGAGTCTATTCTACAATATTCGAGACAGTTGTTCCTGTTTCAAAGCCAGAAGTGGCTGAGATGGTGAAGCTTTATGAAAACTGCCAGAGAATGGTCTGCATCGCCTATGCGAATGAAATGGCAGATGCATGTATCCCACACGGCATCAACCCACATGAAGTCTGTGAGGCAGCCTCTACAAAACCATTCGGATATATGCCTTATTCTCCTGGAGTTGGCGTGGGAGGACACTGTATCCCAGTGAACCCTTTCTACCTCCTCTCAAACAGTCACTTCCCTTTGCTTGAGTGCGCTACGCTTGCGATGCATTCTCGCCCATCAAGACTAGCCGAGAGGATGCTCAAGAGATTGAGACAAAGAATCACAGGAAGAACACCTCGAGTCCTTGTAGTGGGTGTGGGCTTCAAAGCTGGCCAGTCACAGATTGATAATTCCCCAGGAGCAGATCTTGTTAAGAGTCTAGCTGTTTCTCGGGAAGTGGACGTATGTTGGGCAGATTCTCTAGTCAGGCAATCTGCACTACCTCAAGTACGACGTCTCTTAGATGAAGACTGGCGAGAGGACGTCCTGAGAAAGTTCGATGTCATTGTCGTGGCTTCCAGGCAGACGAACATGAGTTTTGATATCCTGGATAGCCTGGATGgagttgagattgagaggtGGTGTCAATGA
- a CDS encoding hypothetical protein (EggNog:ENOG41) — translation MAAFHVPETGTTKTTGTSVRSPTQQEKSYPHLPSFFTKGSNNRYVLKDNEGHFHDVTLGDILERTSQDDARSSDESIGPSLFTSSLSYKSSFAQTSVSQFSSNPPTKPSSPSPGESSHQRDLIIPRPRLPDPVARRRDSGSVYSVEDVSAHAVDYTATATQTSPRNSILKENAATAPKVEIDSESQNLDEYLRKYGRRKVTRQKYIMTAFLISVNFMFIFASWWWPRYYYVYIPFISFPLVLNCIMIASIICFTLKNLISAEKMTEPDHLEDLIMIMPCYNETLEECTKSLDSLVNQVGINNHKRGIMVICDGRVRGPRMEKTTAQYLNEDIFVEQLHREKIIRAYRAWDGQAMDVEISWGYYKGVPFYCIVKEQNQGKRDSLIVIRSFLYKFNIRNTNPTTIFSSQFLLSMTDWLTQEVKVNQVDHLIGMDADTVFDKVCISELLKESKYPNTVGVCGYVAVDFKDGNWNMWSIYQNAEYTIAQGLRRLHQSIATKKVSCLPGCCQLLKICDMTCGDKVLVELFGYYPRPLDGMITRIRATASEDRNHICQLLTTFPEAQTRQALRARAYTDVPHSWSVFLSQRRRWTLGATSNDLLLTTARHCQWWERILAFSNVLTWCLNVFVIASIGCMIVAFMHQPWWIIMTFAGIMIVPLIYYVIMAVWLPQSKLERFQYLFGLFIFVVLGPFLNIAVMVFAVFNMDSFGWGKTRKVITETPEDQVQEKQRLEGSSSGPNSPQLNSESSQVDETAVGVTVRRPTVVYVPPVAQLR, via the exons ATGGCGGCTTTTCATGTTCCAGAAACTGGTACTACTAAGACGACT GGTACCTCTGTGAGGAGCCCAACTCAGCAGGAAAAGAGTTATCCCCACCTCCCCTCGTTCTTTACCAAGGGGTCAAACAACAGATATGTTCTCAAAGACAATGAAGGTCACTTTCATGATGTTACTCTGGGAGACATCCTGGAGAGAACCAGTCAAGACGACGCAAGGTCGTCTGACGAAAGCATTGGCCCCTCATTGTTCACTTCCTCCCTCTCATACAAGTCTTCCTTTGCCCAGACATCCGTCTCCCAATTCTCGTCCAACCCTCCCACCAAGCCAAGCAGCCCATCTCCCGGAGAGTCTTCTCACCAAAGAGACCTCATCATTCCTCGTCCCAGGCTACCTGACCCGGTAGCCCGACGACGGGACAGCGGGTCCGTGTATagtgttgaagatgtctcGGCCCATGCCGTCGACtacactgccactgccactcaAACCTCTCCTCGCAACTCAATCCTCAAGGAGAATGCCGCTACTGCTCCAAAGGTTGAGATTGACTCCGAGTCTCAGAACTTGGATGAGTACCTGAGGAAATATGGTCGGAGGAAAGTCACTCGGCAAAAGTACATCATGACTGCGTTTCTGATTTCTGTCAA TTTCATGTTCATCTTTGCCTCTTGGTGGTGGCCTCGCTATTACTATGTCTACATCCCATTCATCTCATTCCCCCTTGTTCTCAACTGCATCATGATTGCCTCCATCATCTGTTTCACTCTCAAGAATCTCATCTCTGCTGAGAAGATGACTGAGCCCGATCATCTTGAGGacctcatcatgatcatgccTTGTTACAATGAAACCCTGGAAGAATGTACCAAGTCTCTTGATTCTTTGGTTAATCAAGTTGGCATTAACAATCACAAGAGGGGTATCATGGTCATTTGTGACGGCCGTGTCCGCGGCCCTAGAATGGAGAAAACGACAGCCCAGTACCTCAATGAAGACATTTTTGTTGAGCAACTCCACcgtgagaagatcatcagaGCTTACAGAGCCTGGGATGGTCAAGCCATGGATGTCGAGATCTCATGGGGTTACTATAAGGGCGTCCCATTCTACTGCATTGTCAAAGAGCAAAACCAGGGGAAACGAGATAGCCTCATTGTTATCCGCTCGTTTTTGTACAAGTTCAACATCAGAAACACCAACCCCACGACGATATTTTCTTCACAATTTCTGCTCTCAATGACCGACTGGCTTACACAAGAAGTCAAGGTCAATCAAGTGGACCATTTGATTGGCATGGACGCAGACACCGTTTTTGACAAGGTCTGCATTTCAGAGCTGCTCAAAGAATCAAAGTACCCAAATACCGTGGGCGTTTGTGGCTATGTTGCAGTCGATTTCAAGGACGGCAATTGGAATATGTGGTCGATCTATCAGAATGCCGAGTACACGATTGCTCAAGGCTTGAGACGACTACATCAATCCATTGCCACCAAAAAGGTCTCATGCCTGCCAGGATGTTGCCAGCTGCTAAAAATCTGCGACATGACCTGCGGTGACAAGGTCCTGGTTGAGTTGTTTGGATATTATCCTAGACCACTTGATGGCATGATCACACGCATTCGAGCCACTGCTTCTGAAGACAGAAATCACATCTGTCAGCTTCTTACGACCTTCCCTGAGGCGCAAACTCGGCAGGCACTCAGAGCTCGAGCATATACGGATGTGCCTCATTCTTGGAGTGTTTTCTTGTCCCAGCGACGCCGTTGGACACTTGGAGCTACAAGCAACGATTTGTTATTGACGACAGCAAGACACTGCCAATGGTGGGAACGAATTCTGGCCTTTTCTAACGTCCTAACTTGGTGTCTTAATGTCTTTGTAATTGCTTCTATTGGATGCATGATCGTTGCTTTTATGCATCAGCCGTGGTGGATCATTATGACTTTTGCAGGCATCATGATCGTACCACTCATCTACTACGTTATCATGGCTGTCTGGCTCCCTCAGTCGAAGCTGGAAAGATTCCAGTATCTTTTTGGCCTTTTCATATTCGTTGTTCTTGGGCCATTTTTGAACATTGCAGTCATGGTATTTGCTGTTTTTAACATGGATAGCTTTGGCTGGGGCAAGACAAGGAAGGTCATCACTGAAACACCTGAAGACCAGGTTCAGGAAAAGCAAAGATTAGAGGGCTCAAGCAGTGGACCAAACTCACCACAGCTGAATAGTGAAAGTAGTCAGGTTGATGAGACTGCAGTGGGAGTAACAGTCCGGAGGCCAACTGTAGTATACGTGCCACCAGTTGCTCAACTCCGGTAG